CAAGCAGTGCCTGAGCTATCACCTCGCCTTGCGAAATCTGCAAACGATCGCCCTTCTCTACTGACTGTCCACGGTCGAAAGCACCTCCACGCCGTGCCCTTTCGAGCCCCGAGAGACCGCAATGAtcaccgcggcggcctctcctcctccgccggagccgggctCGGATCACGAGGCACAGCGGGGACCCTCCGACATCGCcaccgaggccaaggagctcaacGGCAATGCCGCGATCGCCGAGATAAAGACCGAGCAGACCATCGACGTGGACAACAATGGGGAACAGGAGAAGGCTACCGTCAAAAAGAGTCCGGCAATGTGCGGCATTTGCGAGACTATAGTGTCCAAATACAAGTGCCCACGTTGCTACTTGCCCTAGTACGTTATTGATCATGTCGTTAACAAGCATCAGACATCTTGCCGCACACACGCTCCGCAATGCCCCGGGTCGTCGCTGACAATCAACTGCGTCACAATAGCTGCTCCGTCGCCTGCAACAAGATACACCAGGACAACCATCCTCCAGACACGAAGCCCAAGCTCGAGCCTGCCCAGGCTCCAGAACAGGCTCCCGCCACGTCTCTCCCTGCCAAGCCGTCTGGCCCTCCGAATCCCTTCTCGGCGCTCGACAACTCTGACAAGCTCACGTGGCTGTTCCGCAAGTACCCAGACCTACCACAGCAACTGCTCGACATCCACGCCGAGACGCAGCCACCGCCTGAGGACCCTAGCAAACAAATCCCAGCGTCGCTCATGCAGGGCGTCGCCAACCCGAGGAGGAACAACTGGACTCGCGATCAAGGTATCAAGAAGGGCAAAGCGGCCCTCCGAAAGGCGCGGCAGCTACCGGGGAAGGCAGGAGAGGCGGTCCGCGAGTATTGCACGCTCATTAAGATGCTCCTCAACgaagacgaagccgacgacggcggcgccacggcgacccTCCAGCGACAGTTCGCCCAGCAAGATGCAGAGTTAATACGCCAGCTgatggaggaggaaaagggcCGCCGTTGAATCTTGCGGGGCGAGGATGTTTGTCTGAgtcgcggagctggagccTTGGAGGCGCCATCTTAATTCAAATCTATCGAGCTTTTATGCAGCCGGTCTCGTGGAGACAAGGTAAGAGGTCTCGAACCCATGGTTGGCAAAATTCTTCCTAACGCTTGAACCGCGCAAAGAATTCTGCAACCGGAGATTTGGGCGATTCCAGCGACCCTACCTTTTCGTCGGGCGGAGAGGGTGTCTTATCCTCCTTTCCATGCTTGGTGAAGCTTCCGAGGCGACCTCGCAGCGTCCATTTGGATTCTGGCTTTCGAAGTGCCGGAGGAGATTGGCGCGGCATGTTGACAGGTATCGCCTGGTTCTGCGCCTCATCGCTCTGGGTCCAGTCAACGCGCTGATGCTCGAGTGGCCCACCAACAACATCGTCGTCTTTCCTCGGATCACTGTGCTCTGCCAGAGAAGGTATTTCGCAGGAAGCCCTCGGCTGGGGGTCGGCCTTTCCTAGGATGCTGCCTGTGCTCCTCCTTCTGGCCTCCTTGTCCGTGCTCTCCTTGTGAGAGCTGAAGTGCGTTTCAAACGTCCGCCGCTGCGGGAcaagcggcggcagctcatCGACTTCGCCCGCTGTCTCCAGATGTACCGGATGCTGGAACTGGTTGCGCTCGTACTGCCGCTCGCGTGCATTATGTGCCCTCCGAAGCGCCTGTGCCTGTTCAAAGGGGGCAGTGTCTGCTGTGATGCCCGCCATCTCCCGGCTAGCGTTAAGGCCGTCAAGGTGGAACCTCATGGCCTTTTTGGACAGCTTGTTGGTGATATGCCTCTCCGATACGGTCtcgaccgtcgtcgtccgggtaaattgcgccgccgccacttgGGGAACGTACGGATGGCCATGGGTATGGCCTTCGTGGTCCTCCTTTTgggtcgaggaagacgagtTCTTCGAAGCCGTCGAATGGAGCCTGTTTTGGTGCGGCTCGTCTCCATCGTGTCTCTCTGTAGCCTTGGCTGGTTGCACAAGAACATTTGGCGGCTTTGCCTTAACTGTCACTCGAGATGAATTGTGCCGCGTCCGTCTCTCGGCTTCAACTCTGgcccttctcttcctctccgaGTGTGCCTTTTGCTCAGCGAGCACAATACGAAGCCTCCGCGAgaggtcgtcggcatctAAGGGTTGAGGTTGCGACGGCTTTGACTTGGGCTTGTGGTGCGCGGGCCTAGCGGGCCTGAACGCTGGTgccgcagccatggcagTTGTCCCCCTGTACTCCCGTGGTTGGTAGCTCATTGTGGCGAGCATggtgcggcgcgcgggcaatCCGTCTTCTGAGCCTACCAGCCGTGCTCCGGTGTTGCTGCCGGCCCTTGTGCTACCTGTTTGCGTGGTAGATGGCGTCGTGTCGCCCGGCAGCCGGCCGGGTTCGGGGCCAGGCGGGGTGGTGATTCAGGAGCGCAGGGTGTCTCTCTCTGACAAGACAGGATACGCTGCCGGGGAACGGAGAGGACAGCTAGCTAGCTCAATATAAGGCGGGTGTTGTTGGGAGGCTTTCATTCGTGTACAAACGGGTATCTGTATCTTCAAATTGGCCGGTCACTCGGAAAACCGAGAGGAGAAGCGTAACGGATTCGCACTGTCGTCGCCTAACCATGCAGTAGACGTGCCTATCGCACAAACGCAGCCGCCGGAGCTAAATTTACAAGTACGCGGGTACCAGCAAGGCGGAGTTTGCTTCTCAGATGAGTCGCGGCTGTCCCTGCCGGACTCTCGCAGTCGACTCGTCCAGGAATTGGACTGCCCCTCGGTTGGTGACGCCGGGTATTCGTTATAGAAGGAGCGAGGGGCCGGTAGGGGTGGATTCGCGTGAGCAGTAGGGTCCGCAAGCAAGGGGTGAAGggtccctccccccgtcgCAAACCAGCGGAATGCAAGGGAGAGTACAGCCCAGTTCCAACTTTGTCAaagcacgccgcccgcttcTCGACAGTTTCGATCCATGTGTCCGAGGCAAAGCAAGGGGAAGAGAGGCGCTGGAAGAAAGAAGACGGTGGGggttttggggggggggaataACGGTCTTGAAGTAAGGGAGGATGAGAGAGTGTGTGGGAGGAAATGGGGACAGCCAAAGGGCGGGACAGGGACAGGAAGAACTATAAcacctttttttcttcttaCCTGTTCAAAGCGGGCAATGCAACCTTCGTCTACCAACGGCAAAGAGTAAAAGCGAAAAAAAAGAGGTTTCGCGAGTTGGTAGTAGCCGGGCGGGCTCGAGCGCCTGACCACTTTTGGTGCCGAGagggtccccccccccggccagccCTGACAGCCCTGACAGCAACGGAATGGGGATGATGAGACAGCTGGGGAAATAGATTGACCAAACAAGCTACGCTCCCGGTACTCTAGGAGGTGCTTAGTTTAGTCCGTATAAAATACTAATGAATCACCAGACTCGATgagctgggcgggcaggcgggcacaggcggcggcggctgcggcggcggagaaggaaCCGCCCCAaaagcccaccaccaccagccattgccgccgccgaggcaccCCTCCCAGGCAAGCCAGGCACGTCCCATTCGGCCCTTGGGGGCGTGTGAGAGACTGGAGCGAGTCGCTCccatccaccatccatccacccacccatccgtccgtccgtccccgcgtccgggcgtgggcgtgggcgctTGCTGTTGGGTTGGTCCCCGCGGCCCGCTTGCTCGCTCGTGCTGGAaggggacgggggcgggcaCGCGATCAAAAACAGGTTgggaaaggaaagaaaaCCCTACATTTTCCGTACGTTGCGTGCGAAGCACCTACACGTAGCTGGGAGAgcctactaacctacctgcagcagcaggtttTCCCCCTCCGCAGGGCTGCAACCCCTTAAAGGGGAAGCCGCAAAGAGTGGATGAGGGacggagggagagggggcgtcgtcgggagAGGACACCATTGAAGCCACGTTCCGCCTGGTTTCGGTCCATCACCTCTCTGTAATATTGCTGGTTTGTAGTAGCGGGCGCCTCATGAGTGGTGATATCAGGTGATGGGAgtgaggagggaggaggaggaccgGCCCAACACAGGTTTGCGGCCCGTGCAACTCGTGACGGGAATCTCCACCGGCACCcagctggatggatggggggggggggaagaggcgCCATGAGGCTTGCAGCTGTCGAAGCCGAAGACAGACCGTCAGCGGGGACAGCCTAGGTTGGAAGGGCGCTGCCGCTAGTTAGGGGACACCCCGTGGAGGGAAAGGCGATGCCTGGCCCCGCCACAATGTTGGCGCGCCCACCCGCCGGCGCTTAGTATAgagggcaccaccaccaccaccaccattacCTCACCGGGGCATCTTTCGCTGCCACCATGCACAGCGTAGGTTGGTTTTGTTATGTTCAAGGTTCACGGTCAgtatgcatgtatgtactgCAGGTGCGGTGCCTTAATGAATTGCACATTGCATCAGGGCGGGAAGGGGCTCTTGATATATGCTTGAAGAAGCAGTTGACGGGCGAAATAATTTTTCCTGTCCTTCTCTTTTCCTACGCGATGGCAAGCATTTCTCATCACCCAAGGtacttacctacctacagaTGGCGGCGTTAGGGCTCTACGCCAGGTGCCTCTCTACTACTACTCTGCAGCAACCTACCGACAGGGCAGAGACAGACAAACACACGCTTCTACAGCTGCCACGGGGTCGATCGAATACCTTGACTGAATACTTGGACACCTGGACATCAACCGGAGCTCCCAAGGGATTCGCTGTTCGAGTGCTGCAGCCATTGGTCGCGCACAAAAGCTTTGTGCAGAAAGGCATCGGTGCGTGCACGATGCATGAACCCTGGGGCTGCAAAGGCAAATACATCCTTGGGTCAGGTgcatacctacctacttgGTACAGCCTACCTGCGTGAAGAAAGAAGTTGGCACAGATAGACGGCACTGTACTGCACGGTTGTGCATGATGCACCAAGAAGCACATGCCCGCCACTAAACGGGCAGACCGACCACTTGCTCCTCAGCACATATGCCGCCTCCATGACATACCTAGGTCGTCTACGCCAACCCAAGGCACCCTGTCCCTTCCTCTATTTTAGCTCGACCCGTGGACGAGGTTACCTGCCAGCCCGCAGACGTCGCGACGGCGCAAACCTCTgcgccgagcagcacgcCTCGGGCCCAAACTACTAaccttagtactaacctCTAGGTAAGGTACGTGACTGAAGTCCCCCACCACCCAACGTTTCACCCGTTCTTGCTGCGAGAatggcccggccggccgtaTCCTTGAGCGCCAGCCCAGCGTCGCATCGCGCCTCCGCCCGCGTCTCAACGATGCCGGCTTACGAAATACCTGCCTGCTGGGCCCGTGCGCCACCCAAGTTGTTGTTCCCAGTCCAcaggcctgcctgcttggcCGTTCCTTTCTAGTTACCCCCTCGTACTACTACGTTgagtaggtacgaagtacatacgtCGTAGGTCCGGTTCTCGCCGCAACTCTATCCACCGTCGGCAACGCGCGTGGCAGGTCACCGTGGTTGcgtggctggcttggctggcttggATTTTGAGTGGGGACTGTTGGTAGCCCTCGGGGTTCGTTGCACAAACAAGCCGCCCGGCGAGGGTAAGCGAACAGCCAGACCCTTGCAAGACCCAGTCGATAGTGAGTCCAGCTCGGGTTGTGAATGAATTGCCCATGCAGGGGTCAGTTCCTCGGTAAGTCGATCAATCTTTGTTTCCGTCTTGGCACAGCAAACCTTACCGACGCATATCTGTCAAAATAAGTGCTGTCCAACAAAGCCAGCATTGTCTCCGCATCCCACTTGTGGCCGACTTCGGAATGTCAGCCTCATCATTAGTCAATGTCAACAATGCCAGTGTAAATCTACAGCAGCCGCAGTCACAGTCTACTCGGTCCGAGGGCGAATATGCGAGAGCGCCTAGATCCAGAGCATATGCAACCTTGCGCCGAGCTCCCTCCACTTTGGGTTCATGAGTTGGAATGCCGGATCGGGCTTCTGCAGGCCTTGACATCCCGTTCGTTCAGTGAGTGCTCGGATCATCGCGGCCCTCCTACGACAGCTGCAACTTTTGggacgacatgatggcggcgctgtcaaGCTGTGGCCAATTCAGGCCATAACATCGGAAGGGCCCCAAGTATCCACCACACCACCCTGCCAGATCTGGATGCCTTTCCGCTGCGCGGAGGACTGGGATCGAGCATGTGAGACAGCGGGGTCGGCAAGACACGATCGAAGTCCCACCAGCATGAACGCGCTTGCGCGGCATCGTGGATGCCAAAGCCTCGCATTCAGAGACGACCTTATGTCGGAATGTTGGCAAGACCctgccgagctggagcttgTAAACCAGGGCCTGCCACGCTTTTCTGCTTCGTCTGCTCCCATAGTGCCAGCTCAAAGGTGGCGCACCAGGAGAGTATTCCTCGTTTTATTAAATACCAAGAAAGTTGCTCGCGGCTCCTCAGCCCGCGGCTTCTTCAGCTTTCAAGACGGCCTGATAAATTCCACAGAACATGGGTCACGATCAGCCCGTGTGGAAAGTGATCCAGGGTACGCATTTGATACAGGGCCAAattgcccgccgccatgggtCGGCCCACGTGGTCTCGATCGATGCAGGGCCCCAGATGGGTACCGTAATCATGCGCTCTTGGTCGGGGTCTCCTGAAGGGATTCGCAGTCGCCTTCGCAGGGCAACAAGGGTCaggggaagaagggcaagacAGCTGAGAGAGGGCCAGACGGGAACTCTCACAAGGCAGCCGTACGACGAGGAGCTACTACGCTGCATAGCTGAGCTCTGCGTGGGGCTCGGGGTCGGGGTGCCGTCGATTGGCCAGGGCCACTGACAGCCTTTGGTGCTACCGCCGTCTAGCGAAAGCCAATTgatgggcgaggacggccaaGCATCTAAAAGCAGTCCCTAGTGCGTGCGAGCAGAGGTCTGAGATGAGAAACAAGAAACAgatcgccgacctcgagcacCAGTCGGAGACGCAGACAGGGTTGGATGCTGATTGCTGATGCTGCCGGACGCGGTGCGAGATGCACGGCAGGTCCAGCTGTCCTCCGCTGCGGAGCTCCTTCCCGGTGTTCGTTGGCTCACCTCAGTCGAGGCCGCTCTCCATTCTTCCCccgcctcctgctcctcctccctctgcAATGTCTGTCTGCATTCATTACTGGATGGTAGTATAGAATCAAGGCGCTGCCAATATTGTCCTCGCCAAGCATTTacccgccctcgtcgagcctgcgcctctccctccgcGAACGCAGGGCCGTACGTAGTACATACCTGCGTCGTGCCTCGGACGGACGACATTGGGTGTCATCATGGCCCATCCAATCCATACCTAGTGCCTGAGGAAGATAGCTGTCAGCGCCTGCTATAGGCACTTGCTCCCGCTCCACCAAGCACATCCCATCGTACCGAGCGGACACCCGGACCCTCACAGCGCAAGACCGGGGGTCTTGTCTAAGACGAAGAGAGGTAAACACCCGTGCCTTGGTCGATCGCACCGGGGGAAATCTAGGCAGCGACTGGAGGAAGACAGAGATATAAGCTGTCCTTGCGCGAGCGAGCCCGTCCCCGCCCGAGTTATAACGCCCTCGCTCCCAGCTGTTCCCACGAATAAAGGCAGCCAGCCTCAACGGCAACCAACAAAGCCTCGGAGATCCTACCACTAGTCCCTCGCCCCTGGCCGAACAG
The genomic region above belongs to Purpureocillium takamizusanense chromosome 5, complete sequence and contains:
- a CDS encoding uncharacterized protein (COG:S~EggNog:ENOG503P7W2), with translation MITAAASPPPPEPGSDHEAQRGPSDIATEAKELNGNAAIAEIKTEQTIDVDNNGEQEKATVKKSPAMCGICETIVSKYKCPRCYLPYCSVACNKIHQDNHPPDTKPKLEPAQAPEQAPATSLPAKPSGPPNPFSALDNSDKLTWLFRKYPDLPQQLLDIHAETQPPPEDPSKQIPASLMQGVANPRRNNWTRDQGIKKGKAALRKARQLPGKAGEAVREYCTLIKMLLNEDEADDGGATATLQRQFAQQDAELIRQLMEEEKGRR
- a CDS encoding uncharacterized protein (EggNog:ENOG503P877) yields the protein MLATMSYQPREYRGTTAMAAAPAFRPARPAHHKPKSKPSQPQPLDADDLSRRLRIVLAEQKAHSERKRRARVEAERRTRHNSSRVTVKAKPPNVLVQPAKATERHDGDEPHQNRLHSTASKNSSSSTQKEDHEGHTHGHPYVPQVAAAQFTRTTTVETVSERHITNKLSKKAMRFHLDGLNASREMAGITADTAPFEQAQALRRAHNARERQYERNQFQHPVHLETAGEVDELPPLVPQRRTFETHFSSHKESTDKEARRRSTGSILGKADPQPRASCEIPSLAEHSDPRKDDDVVGGPLEHQRVDWTQSDEAQNQAIPVNMPRQSPPALRKPESKWTLRGRLGSFTKHGKEDKTPSPPDEKVGSLESPKSPVAEFFARFKR